The Lactuca sativa cultivar Salinas chromosome 2, Lsat_Salinas_v11, whole genome shotgun sequence genome includes the window ctttttatatttgtATGTCTGTTTGATTTGACTGCTGGTATCATAGTGAGATTTTACATCTGATGTTGATTCGACTAACTAGTTTCTATACTCCATTTCATCAAATTCAATTTCGTAGTTGAAACTGCTTGTTCTTTTTTCTCTTGGAAGGGGTGATTTGGCACCAtttaacctagcttaataaaatAACCTATAGATACATTACTAGAAGTGCTAGTGTGACATGATCATACGGTTTCCAGATTAAGGAGAAATTAATCACGTTTATCAGTTTGATTATGTGAAAACTTTGTCACTATTACTTCCCTGTAGTAATTTTAATACTCAATAATATTTGCAGTTTTAACTCTAAGATTTGTTATGATTATTCATTCTCTTGACAGGAATAAATGGCTACAATCTCAGTAACAGATATTGCCTTCCAGACCCATCCACACCACCTTTTTGTTTCCTCAGGCATTGGTGGATCTAAATCGTATGTCAGTCCCAAGAAATACACACTAAACTGTAGAAAGCACTCCAATAGTAAAAGGTTTATTTATATTACCTTTCTTACTCACCTTACTTTCAAATGTTCATAAATTTGTTAGAATCCAACATGTAGTCTTTGCAGAAAAAGCTTACACAAAAGTCACCGCCTGTTCAAATCAAGTAACTTTATGTGTTGCACTGTGGTATGTTATACTCCTTTAGTTGTATGTTGTTGAACATCATTGTTATTGACACCATTTTGACATCCATGGCATAATGCGTGAAAAGGAAATAGCAATATCAGAAGGTTCAATAACTGTTGATAATGGTGGAAGACTAGCTCTTGTAGTTGATGATGATTCTCAAAAATCAAAATTACTCAGTGATGGACCACGTAGAGAAATACCAGACTGGATGGCACGAAGGATAGGTTCTGTTCGTCCTAAGTTTCCTCCTAAAAAGATTGACATTTCTGAAGTCAACACATCAAAATTCAAGTCTTTGGAATTGCCTAATCCTTCTGAAGTATGGTCAATTGCAAAAGCAAAGCCAAAAGATGGGGACACATTAATTGAACATGTGATTGAGAAAGAGTTAATTGAAAAGAAACGGAAGTCTCTAGAACGTGCTCTGCAACgaaaaactattcaatggcagaAGACCCCAGAAGAAATAAaactaggttttttttttttttattaatctttTCTTTTCTATCTATTTTGCCCATTATTTGTAATTTGACTTGTTCTTTGCTTCACAAATCACAGAGCCAGGAACTGGCACAGGACGTGAGATAGTGGTTAGTAACTTAATATAAATTACTAATTAGCTACAATTTATGTTCTTTCATTGATCTTTGATAAACCGTTTCCATAGTTTCAAGGTTTTAATTGGGAAAGTTGTAGAAAAAAGTGGTACATGGATCTGGCTCCAAAGGCTGCAGATTTATCTCGCTGTGGTATAACAGCAGTGTGGTTACCTCCTCCAACTGAATCTGTTGCTCCACAAGGTCTTTATGACTTAAAAGCATttactttgaattttttttaaaaaaaaaatacatggcATGATATATAAAGTGTTAATACATTTTATGGAATGACTTCAGGGTACATGCCTTCTGATCTATACAACTTGAACTCAGCATACGGGACACAGGAGGAGCTGAAGCATTGCATAGAGGAGATGCACAATCACCATCTTCTGGTATTATTTAGTCATCTTTAAAAAATAGTTTGGAGGAAAATCTGATGATACataaatatgaatttttttttttttttttttttaaatcttttgcAGGCGTTGGGAGATGTTGTACTAAATCATAGATGTGCTCATAAACAGAGTGAAAATGGAGTATGGAATATTTTTGGCGGGAAACTTACCTGGGGACCTGAAGCAATTGTTTGTGATGATCCAAATTTTCATGGTCGTGGAAATCCTTCAAGTGGTATGAATAATTGAATATATCTCTctaaaacaaatataaatatgGTTTatagattatatgtttatgtaagGATATGTGTTTTACATGTTATGAATTGCAGGTGACATATTTCATGCAGCACCAAACATTGATCATTCCCAGGATTTTGTACGAAATGATGTAAAACAGTGGCTGAACTGGCTTCGGAACAATATTGGTTATGATGGGTGGCGCCTTGACTTTGTGAGGTCAAAGGCTATTTTGGTCAATActagatatatatttttttttcttacaagCCGATTGTCATGTTATTTATGTTATCTCTTAATTTATTCATCTTTGTAGGGGTTTCTCAGGTGGATATGTTAAAGAATACATTGAAGCTTCAAATCCTGCATTTGCCATTGGGGAGTATTGGGATAGTATGGCTTATGAAGGTGGTAATCTGTGCTACAACCAAGGTAACTTTTATACACATTTTTCTTAGATACCACGTCACGGAAAGAACAGAAACATAAAACTGAAAACTTTAAAAGCGAACCTTTTTCTAGTTCTTGTTGTAATCTGTGTTTGTTTTGGTCTTTCATTTAAATTACTCATTAATAGCTGATTTGGATTATTAATATGTTCTCAGACGCACATCGTCAACGTGTAATTAACTGGATCAACGCGACTGGTGGTACCTCATCTGCATTTGATGTCACAACAAAGGTATGAGCTTATGCTTATCATATCATTTGTTTTCAAGAGGAAATAGAAACTACTTGATGGAATGGAATGAGCAACATATAATGAAATGGATCATTACATTCCATTATCATTTTTGGTTGGCTTAAGGGAATGAAATGAGTCGTTCAAACATGTTTGTTATGTACAATTAGAAAATTAAGTTGATAAATAACAaagaaaatgttatttatttttttttttatataaaaataaactttaATCACATAAAAATATATCGCTAGAAAAGTGCATATAGACATATTCCATCAAGGAACGAAATAAAAAAACCAGAGTATAAAGAAGGAATCACATTCCATTCTGTGTTCCATGCAGGGAATACTTCATTCGGCATTGCATAATGAATATTGGAGATTAATAGATCCTGCTGGAAAGCCACCAGGAGTCATGGGATGGTGGCCCTCACGTGCTGTCACTTTCTTGGAAAATCATGATACCGgctcaacacaggtcaactcctctctctctctctctcacacagtcacatattatatgaaatttttggtctcatGGGTATTTAATAATTTGTTACATACATATAATACAGGGACATTGGCCATTTCCACGGGATAAACTTATGCAAGGATATGCTTACATCTTAACCCATCCGGGGACTGTAAGCTCCATCtgaatattatttgttattttgtatatatatattttctgtTGGATTTAATGGCTTTATAATTTATATTGCAGCCTGTGGTGTTTTATGaccatttttat containing:
- the LOC111920082 gene encoding probable alpha-amylase 2 isoform X1, which encodes MATISVTDIAFQTHPHHLFVSSGIGGSKSYVSPKKYTLNCRKHSNSKSLCRKSLHKSHRLFKSSNFMCCTVEIAISEGSITVDNGGRLALVVDDDSQKSKLLSDGPRREIPDWMARRIGSVRPKFPPKKIDISEVNTSKFKSLELPNPSEVWSIAKAKPKDGDTLIEHVIEKELIEKKRKSLERALQRKTIQWQKTPEEIKLEPGTGTGREIVFQGFNWESCRKKWYMDLAPKAADLSRCGITAVWLPPPTESVAPQGYMPSDLYNLNSAYGTQEELKHCIEEMHNHHLLALGDVVLNHRCAHKQSENGVWNIFGGKLTWGPEAIVCDDPNFHGRGNPSSGDIFHAAPNIDHSQDFVRNDVKQWLNWLRNNIGYDGWRLDFVRGFSGGYVKEYIEASNPAFAIGEYWDSMAYEGGNLCYNQDAHRQRVINWINATGGTSSAFDVTTKGILHSALHNEYWRLIDPAGKPPGVMGWWPSRAVTFLENHDTGSTQGHWPFPRDKLMQGYAYILTHPGTPVVFYDHFYDFGIHDVITELIEARKRAGVHCRSVVKIYHANSDGYVAQIGDTLVIKLGHFDWNPSKQIDLHGTWQKFLDKHSDYQIWFRI
- the LOC111920082 gene encoding probable alpha-amylase 2 isoform X2, which codes for MATISVTDIAFQTHPHHLFVSSGIGGSKSYVSPKKYTLNCRKHSNSKRKSLHKSHRLFKSSNFMCCTVEIAISEGSITVDNGGRLALVVDDDSQKSKLLSDGPRREIPDWMARRIGSVRPKFPPKKIDISEVNTSKFKSLELPNPSEVWSIAKAKPKDGDTLIEHVIEKELIEKKRKSLERALQRKTIQWQKTPEEIKLEPGTGTGREIVFQGFNWESCRKKWYMDLAPKAADLSRCGITAVWLPPPTESVAPQGYMPSDLYNLNSAYGTQEELKHCIEEMHNHHLLALGDVVLNHRCAHKQSENGVWNIFGGKLTWGPEAIVCDDPNFHGRGNPSSGDIFHAAPNIDHSQDFVRNDVKQWLNWLRNNIGYDGWRLDFVRGFSGGYVKEYIEASNPAFAIGEYWDSMAYEGGNLCYNQDAHRQRVINWINATGGTSSAFDVTTKGILHSALHNEYWRLIDPAGKPPGVMGWWPSRAVTFLENHDTGSTQGHWPFPRDKLMQGYAYILTHPGTPVVFYDHFYDFGIHDVITELIEARKRAGVHCRSVVKIYHANSDGYVAQIGDTLVIKLGHFDWNPSKQIDLHGTWQKFLDKHSDYQIWFRI